A portion of the Salarias fasciatus chromosome 15, fSalaFa1.1, whole genome shotgun sequence genome contains these proteins:
- the LOC115402064 gene encoding zinc finger BED domain-containing protein 4-like, translating into MDGSKRRKSAVWDYFTQPIPGKAVCNTCKEHVSMGGGTNAKTFNTSNLWSHLRIHHSDLYATAQLQLENATSSQAETTTLSQPKIQDLFQKQRKWPNSDQRSKLIDKLITEMIITDNQPFTVVSDIGFKRLIGVAAPQYSLKNEKYYRTEMLPEVHHKVVEKVKALINPENAGNALSFTTDCWSGTTEALMSLTCHFIDKNWIRKQVVLNTKAMHGSHTGEYISQTFLGMLQDWNISKDRVTLVLRDSGANMVKGMRLAELPDLSCTAHSLQLVVHDGLSSQRAVTDVIAIIRKCATHFHHSVLAKQRLRVIQKDLGLPQHNIIQAVPTRWNSTLHMLQRALEQKRALNIYAGEHGGFACPTAYQWDIVSSLVETLIPIEEVTLEVSSNSASASCIIPSVAVLKMLLQDDGASTKGIGTLREAMRESLIKRFSKLEDLKPVVLACLLDPRYKNHAFSSAITLSKAKEWLKEEVESATKQSTQEEHDVTEETSVKATAAEVVNDEEQAPAEESGTQESDIRTTRGQRRGKTSCTRRIDDMFSSLLGPHAGEPMAEACLEDELQLYLREPVIDRRKGDPLQWWKQNEVRYKLLATQARRFLCSPPSSVPSERVFSEVSAIYERNRSRLTGHHAEQLCFLHYNLVLLDWDY; encoded by the coding sequence atggatggatcaaagaggaggaaaagtgcTGTATGGGATTATTTCACTCAACCAATCCCAGGAAAAGCAGTCTGCAATACCTGCAAAGAACATGTCAGCATGGGAGGAGGAACAAATGCTAAAACTTTTAATACTTCGAACTTGTGGTCCCATCTTAGGATCCATCATAGTGACTTGTATGCAACTGCACAATTGCAgctggaaaatgcaacttcatCTCAGGCAGAAACAACAACTTTATCTCAACCTAAAATACAGGACTtgtttcaaaaacaaagaaagtggCCAAATTCAGATCAACGATCTAAACTGATTGACAAACTAATTACAGAAATGATAATAACTGACAACCAGCCATTCACAGTTGTCTCTGACATTGGCTTTAAGCGCCTAATTGGAGTAGCAGCACCACAGTATTCACTGAAAAATGAGAAGTACTATCGCACTGAAATGCTCCCAGAAGTTCACCACAAAGTTGTTGAGAAGGTAAAAGCCCTGATCAACCCAGAGAATGCTGGCAATGCACTGTCCTTCACTACAGACTGCTGGTCTGGAACCACTGAGGCTTTGATGAGCCTCACATGTCACTTCATCGACAAGAATTGGATCAGAAAGCAGGTAGTTTTGAACACTAAAGCAATGCATGGATCCCACACTGGTGAATACATCAGCCAGACATTCCTGGGCATGCTTCAAGATTGGAACATAAGCAAAGACCGTGTTACACTTGTGCTTCGTGACAGTGGAGCTAATATGGTGAAAGGAATGAGGCTTGCTGAACTTCCAGATCTCAGCTGCACAGCTCACTCTTTGCAGCTCGTAGTACATGATGGCCTGTCAAGTCAAAGAGCAGTTACAGATGTCATTGCAATCATCAGGAAGTGTGCCACCCATTTTCACCACTCAGTTCTTGCCAAGCAGCGCCTGAGAGTCATTCAGAAGGACCTTGGCTTaccacaacacaacataatCCAGGCTGTTCCAACAAGGTGGAACTCAACGCTCCACATGCTGCAAAGAGCACTAGAGCAAAAGCGTGCTTTAAACATCTATGCTGGTGAGCATGGAGGATTTGCATGTCCTACGGCTTACCAGTGGGACATTGTGTCCAGTTTGGTTGAAACGCTCATTCCAATAGAGGAAGTGACACTAGAGGTCAGCTCTAACAGTGCATCAGCATCCTGCATTATTCCCAGTGTGGCTGTGCTGAAGATGCTGCTTCAAGATGATGGGGCCTCAACAAAAGGCATTGGAACACTCCGGGAAGCCATGAGGGAGAGCTTGATCAAACGCTTCTCAAAACTAGAAGACTTGAAACCTGTGGTGCTGGCATGTCTCCTAGATCCACGTTACAAGAATCATGCATTCTCCTCAGCCATTACATTGTCCAAGGCCAAAGAATGGCTGAAAGAAGAGGTTGAAAGTGCAACCAAACAGAGCACTCAAGAGGAGCATGATGTTACAGAGGAAACCAGTGTGAAGGCAACTGCTGCAGAAGTGGTAAATGACGAAGAGCaagctcctgcagaagagaGTGGGACCCAAGAAAGTGACATAaggaccaccagagggcaacGCAGAGGAAAGACATCCTGTACTCGCCGTATTGATGACATGTTCAGTTCTCTGCTAGGACCCCACGCTGGTGAGCCGATGGCTGAGGCCTGCCTTGAAGATGAGTTACAACTGTACCTCAGGGAGCCAGTGATTGACAGGCGGAAGGGGGATCCACTCCAGTGGTGGAAGCAAAATGAAGTCCGCTACAAGTTACTTGCCACACAAGCAAGAAGGTTTCTTTGCTCACCACCTTCTTCTGTTCCAAGTGAGCGTGTCTTCAGTGAAGTCTCTGCAATTTATGAAAGGAACAGAAGCCGTCTCACAGGACACCATGCTGAGCAGCTCTGCTTTCTCCACTACAATCTGGTGCTACTGGATTGGGACTACTAA